A stretch of Sinimarinibacterium sp. NLF-5-8 DNA encodes these proteins:
- the atpG gene encoding F0F1 ATP synthase subunit gamma, with amino-acid sequence MAGAKEIRTKIKSVKNTQKITRAMEKVAMSKMRKAQERMAAARPYAEKLRRTLGHVAQANLEYKHPFMVDRPVKRVAFLIVTTDRGLCGGLNMNVFRQTVRAIQEWKAKGVEADAVLIGSKGVSFFKRVGGKVLATATQLGDRPRLEQLIGVIKVLTDAYIAGEVDRVFIVGNTFVNTMTQKADVQQLIPVQPGESDGLLQRWDYLYEPGANELLDAVLQRYVESQVYQTVLENAASEQSARMVAMKAATDNAGKIINDLELQYNKARQASITKELAEIVGGAAAV; translated from the coding sequence ATGGCTGGCGCTAAGGAAATCCGCACCAAGATCAAGAGCGTAAAGAACACGCAAAAGATCACCCGTGCGATGGAAAAAGTAGCAATGTCGAAAATGCGCAAAGCGCAGGAACGCATGGCTGCTGCGCGTCCTTACGCAGAAAAATTGCGTCGGACGTTGGGGCATGTTGCTCAGGCAAATCTGGAATACAAACATCCATTCATGGTGGATCGCCCGGTCAAGCGCGTTGCGTTCTTGATCGTCACCACCGATCGCGGTCTGTGCGGCGGCCTGAACATGAACGTGTTCCGTCAGACCGTGCGCGCGATTCAGGAATGGAAGGCCAAGGGCGTCGAAGCCGATGCGGTGCTGATCGGCAGCAAAGGTGTGTCGTTCTTCAAGCGCGTGGGGGGCAAGGTTCTGGCCACGGCCACCCAACTGGGAGATCGGCCGCGTCTGGAGCAGTTGATCGGCGTGATCAAGGTGTTGACCGATGCGTACATCGCCGGTGAAGTCGATCGCGTGTTCATCGTCGGCAATACGTTTGTCAACACGATGACGCAGAAAGCCGATGTTCAGCAGTTGATTCCGGTGCAGCCGGGCGAGTCGGACGGCTTGTTGCAGCGTTGGGATTACCTGTATGAGCCGGGCGCAAACGAGCTTCTCGATGCGGTGCTGCAACGCTATGTGGAATCGCAGGTTTATCAGACCGTGCTGGAAAATGCGGCCTCCGAGCAGTCCGCGCGGATGGTGGCGATGAAAGCCGCAACCGATAACGCCGGCAAGATCATCAACGACCTTGAATTGCAGTACAACAAGGCGCGCCAGGCCAGCATCACCAAGGAATTGGCCGAAATCGTCGGCGGCGCAGCCGCAGTTTAA
- the glmS gene encoding glutamine--fructose-6-phosphate transaminase (isomerizing), whose amino-acid sequence MCGIVGAIAAQDITAVLVEGLKRLEYRGYDSTGVAVSNGAHHLELRRAVGKVVELERKLTMIPCHGTVGVAHSRWATHGGVTELNAHPHVSSNRIALIHNGIIENHVELKNELQARGYTFSSETDTEVISHLVHEQVQQGLSLMAAVQAAVKRLHGAYAIVVFDAQNPDSIVVARLASPLVIGLADGANYVASDVQALLQVTRRFHFLEDGDVAEVRREGVVIVDASGARVTRAVHESSLSADAIERGEYPHYMLKEIYEQPRAIADTLSERIAGNHVLEAALGPRAAVILPQVQQVHIVACGTSYHAGLVARYYLEQGARIPCVVEVASEYRYRDPVVQAGTLFLAISQSGETADTLAALRAAKQRGYVGTAAICNVPESSLVREADMTLMTRAGPEIGVASTKAFTTQLAALAVLGVAIAQHRGVDRRITGLFVRQLRSLPEMAERVLALDAPIKAWAHAFVDKQHALFLGRGPTWPIAMEGALKLKEISYIHAEAYAAGELKHGPLALVDENMPIVAVAPNNQLLEKLKSNLQEVRARGGHLYVFADPSSKIEASEGVDVITMPTHIEPLQAPLIYTLPLQLLSYHVAVLRGTDVDQPRNLAKSVTVE is encoded by the coding sequence ATGTGCGGAATCGTGGGTGCCATTGCGGCGCAGGACATCACAGCGGTTTTGGTGGAAGGCTTGAAGCGGTTGGAATATCGCGGTTATGACTCCACCGGCGTTGCCGTCAGCAATGGCGCGCACCATCTGGAGTTGCGCCGCGCGGTCGGCAAGGTGGTGGAGCTGGAGCGCAAGCTCACTATGATCCCCTGCCATGGCACCGTGGGTGTGGCGCACTCGCGCTGGGCCACGCATGGCGGCGTCACCGAACTCAATGCCCATCCGCATGTGTCCAGCAACCGCATTGCGCTGATTCACAACGGCATCATCGAAAACCATGTCGAACTGAAAAACGAGCTGCAAGCCAGGGGCTATACGTTCTCGTCCGAAACCGATACCGAGGTCATCTCGCATCTGGTGCATGAACAGGTGCAACAGGGCTTGAGCCTGATGGCGGCGGTGCAAGCGGCGGTCAAGCGCCTGCACGGGGCTTACGCCATCGTTGTGTTTGATGCGCAAAATCCCGACAGCATTGTCGTTGCGCGCCTCGCCAGCCCTTTGGTGATTGGTCTGGCCGACGGCGCCAACTATGTGGCCTCCGATGTGCAAGCGCTGCTGCAAGTCACCCGCCGCTTTCACTTTCTGGAAGATGGCGATGTCGCCGAAGTACGGCGCGAAGGCGTGGTGATTGTCGATGCCAGCGGCGCCCGCGTCACCCGCGCGGTGCATGAATCCAGCCTGTCGGCCGATGCCATCGAGCGCGGCGAATATCCGCACTACATGCTCAAGGAAATCTATGAACAACCGCGCGCGATTGCCGACACCTTGTCGGAGCGCATTGCCGGGAATCATGTCTTGGAGGCGGCGCTGGGGCCGCGCGCAGCGGTGATTCTGCCGCAGGTGCAACAGGTGCATATCGTTGCCTGCGGCACCAGTTATCACGCCGGTCTGGTGGCCCGCTATTACCTGGAGCAGGGCGCGCGCATTCCTTGCGTGGTGGAGGTGGCCAGCGAATACCGTTACCGCGATCCGGTGGTGCAAGCGGGCACGCTGTTTCTGGCGATCTCGCAATCTGGCGAAACCGCCGACACCCTCGCCGCACTGCGCGCCGCCAAACAGCGCGGCTATGTTGGCACCGCCGCCATTTGCAACGTGCCGGAATCCTCCTTGGTGCGTGAAGCGGACATGACGCTGATGACGCGCGCGGGGCCTGAAATCGGCGTTGCCAGCACCAAGGCCTTTACCACTCAGCTCGCCGCACTGGCGGTGCTGGGGGTGGCGATTGCCCAGCATCGCGGGGTGGATCGCCGCATCACCGGCCTGTTTGTGCGTCAGTTGCGCAGCCTGCCGGAAATGGCCGAGCGCGTGCTGGCATTGGATGCGCCGATCAAAGCCTGGGCACACGCGTTTGTGGACAAGCAGCACGCGCTGTTTTTGGGGCGTGGCCCGACCTGGCCGATTGCCATGGAAGGCGCGCTCAAGCTCAAAGAGATTTCCTACATCCACGCAGAGGCCTATGCCGCGGGCGAGTTAAAGCACGGACCGCTGGCGCTGGTGGATGAAAACATGCCGATTGTGGCGGTGGCGCCCAACAATCAACTGCTGGAAAAACTCAAATCCAATTTGCAGGAAGTGCGCGCGCGCGGTGGGCATTTGTATGTGTTTGCCGATCCCAGCAGCAAAATCGAAGCCAGCGAAGGCGTGGATGTGATCACCATGCCCACGCACATCGAACCGCTGCAAGCACCACTGATTTACACCCTGCCGTTGCAACTGCTCAGCTACCACGTTGCCGTGCTGCGCGGCACCGACGTCGATCAGCCGCGCAACCTGGCCAAGTCGGTCACGGTGGAATAA
- a CDS encoding F0F1 ATP synthase subunit delta has product MADFSTQARPYAKAVFELARDGKSFAEWGETLSALSALVSAPEVANLIGHPALTRAQLGGVLTQALEGKLSAQAVAFARLLVENGRVQALPAIAAEFEQLRAQAEARIDVEITSAAEVPEAQRQQLAAAIGKRLQRQVDISWNTNADLIAGAMIRAGDLIIDGSVRGELDRLQTALTH; this is encoded by the coding sequence ATGGCGGATTTCAGCACACAGGCACGACCCTACGCGAAAGCGGTTTTTGAACTGGCGCGCGATGGTAAAAGCTTTGCCGAATGGGGCGAGACGCTGTCGGCGCTGTCGGCGCTGGTGAGTGCGCCAGAAGTGGCCAATCTGATTGGACACCCGGCATTGACGCGCGCCCAACTGGGCGGCGTGTTGACCCAGGCGCTCGAAGGCAAGCTGTCAGCGCAAGCTGTTGCCTTTGCCCGCTTGCTGGTTGAAAACGGACGTGTCCAGGCATTGCCTGCGATTGCCGCGGAGTTTGAGCAACTGCGCGCGCAGGCCGAAGCACGAATTGATGTTGAAATCACCTCGGCTGCCGAAGTGCCGGAAGCGCAGCGCCAGCAGCTGGCGGCGGCGATCGGCAAGCGGCTGCAACGTCAGGTGGACATCAGTTGGAACACCAATGCTGATCTGATTGCCGGTGCGATGATTCGCGCCGGGGATTTGATTATTGATGGTTCGGTGCGCGGTGAGCTCGACCGCCTCCAAACCGCACTTACGCATTAA
- the atpE gene encoding F0F1 ATP synthase subunit C, with amino-acid sequence MELIAQIQASTALTLGLIFGLAALGTGIGFGLLGGKFLESAARQPELANSLQVRMFIIAGLLDAVAIIGVAMGLLLMFANPLLSAIQAG; translated from the coding sequence ATGGAGCTCATCGCTCAGATTCAAGCCAGCACGGCTCTGACCCTCGGTCTCATCTTCGGCCTGGCCGCACTTGGCACTGGCATTGGCTTCGGCCTGCTCGGCGGCAAGTTCTTGGAAAGTGCCGCGCGTCAGCCTGAGCTGGCCAACTCGTTGCAGGTTCGCATGTTCATCATCGCCGGTCTGCTCGACGCCGTGGCGATCATCGGTGTTGCCATGGGGCTGTTGCTGATGTTTGCCAACCCGCTGCTCAGCGCGATTCAGGCAGGTTGA
- a CDS encoding FAD-binding oxidoreductase encodes MLQPLNTELRQRLRALVGEAGWIGDAARLSPYLAEQRARFVSTADVVICPENTEQVAQVLALCHAARVAVIPQGGNTGLVGGSVAQAGQVIVNLRRMNRIRAIDARARVITADAGCLLAQVQHAAAEVGCLFPLSLAAEGSCQIGGNLATNAGGTNAVHYGVARDLALGLEVVLADGQIWQGLSQLKKDNTGYDLRNLMIGSEGTLGIITAATLKLFAAPADIQTAWLTVPDPARALAVLQRLQTASDQRVTACELMSAQSIDFVTQYLPSARLPVSARAPWHVLIEVAGGSHSGALKPVFEAALTAALEAGEITDAALAHSDAQRAQMWRLRKSIPAAQKPAGGSIKHDICVPLAQIPAFIARASAAVTQLLPGARVCAFGHVGDGNLHFNISQPQGADRAAFLAQWEACNEVVHDITRALGGSIAAEHGIGRLKRDALPRYKSAAALAAMRAIKRALDPHGILNPGAVVPEDLE; translated from the coding sequence GTGTTACAACCGCTGAACACTGAATTACGCCAGCGCCTGCGCGCGCTGGTGGGTGAAGCGGGCTGGATTGGCGATGCCGCGCGCCTGTCGCCGTATTTGGCCGAACAGCGCGCGCGCTTTGTCAGCACTGCCGATGTGGTGATTTGTCCTGAAAACACCGAGCAAGTGGCGCAGGTTTTGGCGCTGTGCCACGCCGCGCGCGTGGCGGTGATTCCCCAGGGCGGCAACACCGGCTTGGTGGGCGGCAGCGTCGCGCAAGCCGGACAAGTGATTGTGAACTTGCGGCGGATGAACCGGATTCGCGCCATCGACGCGCGCGCGCGCGTGATCACGGCAGACGCCGGTTGCCTGCTGGCGCAGGTGCAACACGCCGCTGCTGAAGTCGGCTGCTTGTTCCCGTTGAGTCTGGCCGCCGAAGGCAGTTGCCAGATTGGCGGCAACCTCGCCACCAATGCCGGCGGCACCAACGCCGTGCACTACGGCGTTGCCCGCGATCTGGCGCTGGGTTTGGAAGTGGTGCTGGCCGATGGGCAAATCTGGCAGGGCCTGTCGCAGCTCAAAAAAGACAACACCGGCTACGACTTGCGCAATCTGATGATTGGCAGTGAAGGCACGCTGGGCATCATCACCGCGGCAACGCTCAAACTGTTTGCCGCGCCAGCGGACATTCAAACCGCATGGCTGACCGTGCCCGACCCGGCGCGCGCGCTGGCGGTGTTGCAGCGGCTGCAAACGGCCAGCGATCAACGCGTCACCGCCTGTGAGCTGATGTCAGCGCAAAGTATTGATTTTGTAACACAGTATTTGCCAAGCGCGCGCCTGCCGGTGAGCGCGCGCGCGCCGTGGCATGTGCTGATTGAAGTGGCCGGTGGCAGTCACAGCGGCGCATTAAAACCTGTGTTCGAAGCCGCACTGACGGCGGCACTGGAGGCGGGTGAAATCACCGATGCCGCACTGGCTCACAGCGATGCCCAGCGCGCGCAAATGTGGCGGTTGCGCAAAAGCATTCCGGCGGCGCAAAAACCGGCAGGCGGCAGCATCAAGCACGATATTTGCGTGCCACTGGCGCAGATTCCGGCGTTTATCGCGCGCGCTTCTGCGGCGGTTACGCAGTTGCTTCCCGGCGCGCGCGTGTGCGCGTTTGGGCATGTCGGCGATGGCAATCTGCACTTCAACATCTCGCAACCCCAAGGCGCGGATCGCGCAGCGTTTTTGGCGCAGTGGGAGGCTTGCAATGAGGTGGTGCACGACATCACGCGCGCGCTGGGCGGCTCGATTGCCGCCGAACACGGCATTGGCCGGCTCAAGCGCGATGCGTTGCCGCGCTACAAATCGGCGGCGGCACTGGCGGCGATGCGGGCAATCAAGCGCGCGCTCGATCCCCACGGCATTTTGAACCCCGGCGCCGTGGTGCCTGAGGATCTCGAATGA
- the glmU gene encoding bifunctional UDP-N-acetylglucosamine diphosphorylase/glucosamine-1-phosphate N-acetyltransferase GlmU has product MNALHCVVLAAGQGTRMKSALPKVLQPIGGQPMLAHVIDTARALLATTHVVYGHGGEQVQAFFAEQTQLHWAHQAEQKGTAHAVQQAMPQIPDDATVLILYGDVPLIRAATLQSLLAQVGGGLAVLTVQLSNPTGYGRIVRNAGRQVQGIVEEKDANAAQKAITEVNTGVMAASAQRLRAWLSRIGNANANGEFYLTDVVALAVADGVTVNTVSASSAEEVEGANDRIQLARLERAYQRREVENLMHQGVRMADPARVDIRGRVMAGRDVFLDVGCILEGEVTLGDNVHIGAYSMVRDSEIGADTQIEAHSILDRARVGKACQIGPFARLRPQAQIGDEAHVGNFVEIKKTTLGARSKANHLAYLGDGEVGSDVNIGAGTIFCNYDGANKHLTVIEDGAFIGSDSQLVAPVRVGRGATVGAGSTIAKDVPAGGLTICRAREQKTFANWQRPRKTPKA; this is encoded by the coding sequence ATGAACGCATTGCATTGCGTGGTACTCGCCGCCGGACAAGGCACGCGGATGAAAAGCGCGCTGCCCAAAGTGCTGCAACCGATTGGCGGCCAGCCGATGCTGGCGCATGTGATCGATACCGCGCGCGCGCTTTTGGCTACCACCCATGTGGTTTACGGTCACGGCGGCGAACAGGTGCAGGCGTTTTTTGCCGAACAAACGCAATTGCACTGGGCGCATCAGGCCGAGCAAAAAGGCACTGCGCACGCGGTGCAACAGGCGATGCCGCAAATCCCCGACGACGCCACCGTGCTGATTCTGTATGGCGACGTGCCGTTGATTCGCGCGGCCACGCTGCAAAGTCTGCTGGCGCAAGTGGGCGGCGGCCTGGCCGTGCTGACGGTGCAGCTGAGCAATCCCACCGGCTATGGCCGCATCGTCCGCAACGCCGGGCGGCAAGTGCAGGGCATTGTTGAAGAAAAAGACGCCAATGCCGCGCAAAAAGCGATCACCGAGGTCAACACCGGCGTGATGGCCGCCTCCGCCCAGCGCCTGCGCGCGTGGCTGTCCAGGATCGGCAATGCCAACGCCAACGGTGAGTTTTATTTGACCGATGTGGTGGCGCTGGCCGTGGCCGACGGCGTGACGGTGAACACTGTGAGCGCCAGCAGCGCCGAAGAAGTCGAAGGTGCCAACGATCGCATCCAGCTTGCACGTCTGGAACGCGCGTATCAGCGCCGCGAAGTGGAAAACCTGATGCACCAGGGCGTGCGCATGGCCGACCCCGCGCGCGTGGATATTCGGGGCCGAGTGATGGCCGGGCGCGATGTATTTTTGGATGTGGGCTGCATTCTCGAAGGCGAGGTCACGCTGGGCGATAACGTGCACATCGGCGCTTACAGCATGGTCCGCGACAGCGAAATTGGTGCCGACACGCAGATTGAGGCACACAGCATTCTGGATCGCGCGCGCGTCGGTAAAGCCTGCCAGATCGGCCCGTTTGCACGGCTGCGCCCGCAGGCTCAGATTGGCGATGAAGCGCATGTGGGCAATTTTGTTGAAATCAAAAAAACCACATTGGGCGCGCGCAGCAAGGCCAATCACCTGGCGTATCTGGGCGATGGCGAGGTCGGCAGTGACGTCAACATTGGCGCCGGCACGATTTTTTGTAACTACGACGGCGCCAACAAACATCTCACCGTGATTGAAGATGGCGCGTTTATTGGCTCCGACAGCCAATTGGTTGCGCCGGTGCGCGTAGGGCGGGGCGCCACCGTGGGCGCAGGCTCCACCATCGCCAAAGACGTACCGGCCGGCGGCCTCACCATTTGCCGCGCGCGCGAGCAAAAAACCTTTGCCAATTGGCAGCGCCCGCGCAAAACGCCAAAGGCTTAA
- a CDS encoding F0F1 ATP synthase subunit B, which yields MQASIPSIVGQMLVFLLFVWFTMKFVWPPITKALEERRQKIADGLAAAEKGARALQDASTKSDAELAAARVQAQDILANAGKQAAQMVEQAKTTAQQEGERIVAKAHEDVAREIAQAREALRKQVGELAVIGAAKILKREIDAKAHADVLDELAARV from the coding sequence ATGCAGGCCAGTATTCCGTCCATCGTAGGGCAGATGCTCGTATTTCTTTTGTTCGTGTGGTTCACGATGAAGTTCGTGTGGCCGCCGATCACAAAAGCATTGGAAGAGCGCCGGCAGAAGATCGCGGATGGTCTGGCTGCGGCAGAAAAAGGCGCGCGCGCGCTGCAGGATGCGTCCACCAAGAGTGACGCTGAATTGGCTGCGGCTCGGGTGCAGGCGCAGGACATTCTGGCCAATGCGGGCAAGCAGGCGGCGCAAATGGTCGAACAGGCCAAAACCACCGCGCAGCAAGAAGGCGAGCGCATCGTGGCCAAGGCGCATGAAGATGTTGCGCGCGAAATCGCCCAGGCTCGTGAGGCTCTGCGCAAGCAGGTCGGTGAGCTGGCGGTGATCGGCGCGGCCAAAATTCTCAAGCGTGAAATCGACGCCAAGGCGCATGCCGACGTGCTCGATGAGCTTGCCGCGCGCGTTTAA
- a CDS encoding F0F1 ATP synthase subunit epsilon, producing MSTIQIDIVSAEGNIHSGVATMVIAPAEMGDVGIAPRHAPLLTRLRPGTVRVKQENGPELEFFVGGGILEVQPHLVTVMTDTALRAKDADEAAALAAKQQAEEKLAHAKSDIDLAKAQSELIEAAARLSFVQKLRKTR from the coding sequence ATGTCCACTATTCAAATCGACATTGTGTCTGCCGAAGGCAACATCCACAGCGGTGTTGCAACGATGGTCATTGCGCCCGCTGAAATGGGGGATGTTGGCATCGCCCCGCGTCACGCCCCGCTGCTGACGCGCCTGCGTCCCGGCACCGTGCGTGTCAAACAGGAAAACGGCCCTGAGCTGGAGTTTTTCGTCGGTGGCGGCATTCTCGAAGTGCAGCCGCATCTGGTTACGGTGATGACCGATACCGCCCTGCGCGCCAAGGATGCGGATGAAGCCGCAGCGCTGGCCGCCAAGCAGCAAGCCGAAGAAAAGCTGGCGCATGCCAAGAGCGATATCGACTTGGCCAAGGCACAATCCGAGTTGATCGAAGCGGCTGCGCGCCTGAGTTTTGTGCAAAAACTGCGGAAAACGCGCTGA
- the atpA gene encoding F0F1 ATP synthase subunit alpha has protein sequence MQLNPSEISDLIKARIQNFDAASEARTTGTIVSLQDGIVRVHGLSDALQGEMLEFPGNTYGLALNLERDSVGAVILGDYKHLKEGDTVKTTGRILEVPVGEGLLGRVVDALGNPIDGKGEIKAAGSSPIEKIAPGVIARKSVDQPVQTGYKAIDAMVPVGRGQRELIIGDRQTGKTALAIDAIINQKTSGVKCIYVAIGQKASSIANVVRKLEEHGAMGYTTVVAATASEAAALQFIAPYSGCSMGEYFRDKGEDALIIYDDLSKQAVAYRQVSLLLRRPPGREAFPGDVFYLHSRLLERAARVNAEYVEKMTDGKVKGKTGSLTALPIIETQAGDVSAFVPTNVISITDGQIFLETDLFNAGIRPAMNAGISVSRVGGSAQTKLIKKLGGGVRLALAQYRELAAFAQFASDLDAATRAQLERGQRVTELMKQKQYAPLSVGRMGATLYAVEKGYIDSIAVNKVLAWEEGLHQFLSNNYGELLGKLDTGDWNGDLESELKAAMDTYVKQSAI, from the coding sequence ATGCAACTCAATCCTTCAGAAATCAGCGACCTGATCAAGGCGCGCATCCAGAATTTTGACGCAGCCTCAGAGGCGCGCACGACCGGTACGATCGTGTCGCTGCAAGACGGCATCGTTCGGGTTCACGGCTTGTCGGACGCCCTGCAGGGCGAAATGCTGGAATTTCCCGGTAACACCTACGGCCTGGCGCTGAACCTGGAGCGTGACTCCGTGGGCGCCGTGATCCTGGGTGACTACAAACACCTGAAAGAAGGCGATACGGTGAAAACCACCGGTCGCATTCTTGAAGTGCCGGTGGGCGAAGGCTTGCTGGGGCGCGTGGTCGATGCGCTGGGCAATCCCATCGACGGCAAGGGTGAAATCAAGGCCGCTGGCAGCTCGCCGATTGAAAAAATCGCACCGGGCGTGATTGCGCGTAAATCGGTCGATCAGCCGGTGCAGACCGGCTACAAAGCCATCGATGCCATGGTTCCCGTCGGTCGTGGTCAGCGTGAGCTGATCATTGGCGACCGTCAGACCGGCAAAACGGCGCTGGCGATCGACGCCATCATCAACCAGAAAACCTCTGGCGTGAAATGCATCTATGTGGCGATCGGGCAAAAGGCCAGCTCCATCGCCAACGTCGTGCGCAAACTCGAAGAGCACGGCGCCATGGGCTACACCACCGTGGTGGCCGCCACTGCCTCGGAAGCCGCCGCGCTGCAATTCATTGCGCCGTACTCCGGCTGCTCGATGGGCGAATACTTCCGCGACAAGGGCGAAGATGCGCTGATCATTTATGACGACCTCTCCAAGCAGGCCGTGGCTTATCGCCAGGTGTCCTTGCTGCTGCGTCGTCCGCCGGGTCGTGAAGCGTTCCCTGGCGACGTGTTCTATCTCCACAGCCGTCTGCTCGAACGTGCCGCGCGCGTCAATGCCGAGTACGTCGAGAAAATGACGGATGGCAAGGTCAAGGGCAAAACCGGTTCATTGACGGCGCTGCCGATCATCGAAACCCAGGCCGGTGACGTGTCCGCGTTCGTGCCGACCAACGTGATCTCGATCACCGACGGCCAGATCTTCCTCGAAACCGACTTGTTCAATGCCGGTATTCGCCCGGCCATGAACGCCGGTATCTCGGTGTCTCGCGTCGGTGGTTCGGCGCAAACCAAGCTGATCAAAAAGCTCGGTGGCGGGGTGCGTCTGGCACTGGCGCAGTACCGCGAATTGGCGGCGTTTGCGCAGTTTGCGTCTGATCTGGATGCTGCAACCCGCGCGCAGCTGGAACGCGGTCAGCGCGTCACCGAGCTGATGAAGCAAAAGCAATACGCACCGCTGTCCGTCGGCCGCATGGGCGCAACGCTGTATGCGGTTGAAAAAGGCTATATCGACAGCATCGCCGTCAACAAGGTGTTGGCATGGGAAGAAGGGTTGCATCAGTTCCTGTCCAATAACTACGGCGAGCTGCTGGGCAAGCTGGACACCGGCGATTGGAATGGCGATCTGGAATCCGAGCTCAAGGCGGCGATGGATACCTACGTCAAGCAGTCGGCGATCTGA
- the atpD gene encoding F0F1 ATP synthase subunit beta encodes MSTGKIVQVIGAVVDVEFARDAIPAIYDALKIDGTDLTLEVQQQLGDGVVRTIALGSSEGLKRGLDVRNTGKPISVPVGPATLGRIMNVLGEPIDEVGPVAAEQNWAIHRAAPSYEDQAGSTELLETGIKVIDLLCPFAKGGKVGLFGGAGVGKTVNMMELINNIAKAHSGLSVFAGVGERTREGNDFYHEMMESGVVDEKNLGNSKVAMVYGQMNEPPGNRLRVALTGLTMAEYFREEGRDVLFFVDNIYRYTLAGTEVSALLGRMPSAVGYQPTLAEEMGVLQERITSTKKGSITSIQAVYVPADDLTDPSPATTFAHLDSTVVLSRDIASLGIYPAVDPLDSTSRQLDPNVIGNEHYNTARDVQGVLQRYKELKDIIAILGMDELSEEDKQVVSRARKIQRFLSQPFHVAEIFTGSPGKYVSLKETIRGFRGIVDGEYDHLPEQAFYMVGTIDEAVEKAKNL; translated from the coding sequence ATGAGCACTGGCAAGATTGTTCAGGTCATCGGCGCGGTCGTAGACGTTGAGTTTGCCCGCGACGCCATCCCCGCGATTTACGATGCCCTCAAGATCGACGGCACCGATCTGACGCTGGAAGTCCAGCAGCAGCTGGGTGACGGCGTGGTTCGCACCATTGCGCTGGGCTCCTCGGAAGGACTCAAGCGCGGTCTCGACGTGCGCAACACCGGCAAGCCGATTTCGGTGCCGGTCGGCCCGGCCACGCTGGGGCGCATCATGAACGTGCTCGGTGAACCGATCGACGAAGTCGGGCCGGTCGCTGCCGAACAGAACTGGGCGATTCACCGCGCCGCGCCGAGCTACGAAGATCAGGCCGGTTCGACGGAACTGCTGGAAACCGGCATCAAGGTCATCGACCTGCTGTGTCCGTTCGCCAAGGGCGGCAAGGTCGGCCTGTTCGGCGGCGCCGGCGTCGGCAAGACCGTCAACATGATGGAACTGATCAACAACATCGCCAAGGCACACTCCGGCTTGTCGGTGTTCGCGGGCGTGGGTGAGCGTACCCGTGAAGGCAACGACTTCTATCACGAAATGATGGAATCCGGCGTTGTGGACGAAAAGAACCTCGGCAACTCGAAAGTGGCGATGGTCTACGGCCAGATGAACGAGCCGCCCGGCAACCGTCTGCGCGTGGCGCTGACCGGCCTGACCATGGCCGAATACTTCCGCGAAGAAGGCCGCGACGTGCTGTTCTTCGTCGACAACATCTACCGTTACACCCTGGCCGGTACCGAAGTGTCGGCACTGCTCGGGCGTATGCCGTCGGCGGTGGGTTATCAGCCGACGCTGGCCGAAGAAATGGGCGTGTTGCAGGAACGCATCACCTCGACCAAGAAAGGCTCGATCACCTCGATCCAGGCCGTGTACGTGCCTGCGGACGACTTGACCGATCCTTCGCCTGCGACCACCTTCGCCCACCTGGATTCCACCGTGGTGCTGTCGCGTGATATCGCCTCGCTGGGGATTTATCCGGCGGTCGATCCGCTCGATTCCACCTCGCGCCAGCTCGACCCCAACGTCATCGGCAACGAGCACTACAACACCGCGCGCGATGTGCAGGGCGTGTTGCAGCGTTACAAGGAACTCAAGGACATCATCGCCATCCTCGGCATGGACGAATTGAGTGAAGAAGACAAGCAGGTCGTGTCGCGCGCGCGCAAGATTCAACGCTTCCTGTCGCAGCCGTTCCATGTGGCCGAAATCTTCACCGGCTCACCGGGCAAATATGTGTCACTCAAGGAAACCATTCGTGGCTTCCGTGGCATTGTCGATGGTGAATACGATCACCTGCCGGAGCAGGCGTTCTACATGGTTGGCACGATCGACGAAGCCGTCGAAAAAGCCAAGAACCTTTAA